ATATTGAATTTTTCCTCCCAGGTTTGCCGCGATACCTGCGCTTTCCTGTCCTCTGTGCTGCAAAGAATGCAGTCCGAAATATACAGAGCGGGCATTTTGCTTGTTTCCGGGTTCGTAAACACCGACGACCCCACATTCGTCATGAAACTTTTCATCCTCAAAAGTCTTCAATTCCTGATTTATATCAATCATTTATGTTCTCCAATTTCTTTTATATACATAAACCGCTAAAAGTCATCCCTACAAGCCCTTTTCACACGGCTATTTCTGTATCCTGCTGAACACTTCCTGATAGGTCTCTTCTACCTGCCCCAAATCTCTTCTAAATCTGTCCTTATCCATCTTTTCGTTGGTGTGGACATCCCAAAGTCTGCATGTATCAGGAGAAATCTCGTCTGCAAGGATGACCTTGCCGTCATATAAGCCGAACTCAATCTTAAAGTCAATCAGCTTCAAATCCCGCTGTAAGAAAAATTCTTTTAGTGCGTCGTTGACTTCATAAGCATATTTCTTTACATCTTCCAGCTGCTCTGGTGTGGCCAGCTCCAGTGCAAGAATATGATCATCATTGATCAGCGGATCGCCCAGCTCGTCATTTTTATAGGAAAACTCTAAAACCGGCTGTTTAAAGACGATACCTTCTTCCACACCGTATCTCTTTGAAAAAGATCCGGCAGATACATTTCTGATGATGACTTCAAGAGGAAGAATTTGCACCGCTCTTACTAAAGTTTCTCTTTCGTTTAGCTGTTCGAGCAGATGGGTCGGAATGCCTTTCTCCTCCAGCATCTTAAAAATAATGTTGGCCATGGTATTGTTTACCACGCCCTTTCCGGCGATCTGTCCTTTCTTAAGACCATTAAATGCCGTGGCATCGTCCTTATAATCCACGATCAGTTTTTTTGGATCCTCTGTCTTGTACACCTTTTTTGCTTTTCCTTCATACAGCATTTCTAACTTTTTCATTTTTCTTTCCTCCCGTTACTTTTTCATTCATATATCCTGTTATTAGTTCCCGCATTTCATTGTCTTTTATTTATTAAATTCTGCATCCAGTGCTATAATGTCTTGTTCCATTTTGATTTTATATTCTTTTATTTTCTGCCTCAGCTCAGGATATTTGATACCGAGCATCTGAACAGCCAGCAATGCTGAATTTTCTGCGCCGTCAATAGCTACCGTGGCTACAGGCACACCCTTTGGCATCTGAACCACGGAAAGCAGAGAATCTAGTCCATCCATTGTGCTGGATTTCATCGGAAGTCCTATGACCGGAAGGGGAGTAGTCGCTGCCAGCACTCCGGCCAGATGTGCGGCTTTTCCAGCTGCCGCAATAATCACTTCAATTCCTTTTTCTTCTGCGGTCCTGGCAAATTCCTCTGCCACCTTCGGCGTTCTGTGGGCAGAAATGATTCTGGTCTCACACGCCACTCCGAATTGTTTAAAAATATCTTCTGCTTTCTGTACCACGGGATAATCTGATTTACTTCCCATTACGATTGCTGCTTTCATCTGTCTCCTCCTACTTAAAATACTTCACACCGGATTCAAAGATTTTTTGATCCGTATTTCCTTCTACATTTTTATATACATACGAGCCAATTCGTTCTGAATGCCCCATCTTTCCAAATACTCTCCCATCCGGAGAAGTAATTCCCTCTACAGCACAGGCCGAGTAATTCGGATTGAACTGAATATCCATGGAAGGCTTCCCGTCAAAATCAACGTATTGAGTTGCGATCTGACCGTTCTCAATCAACTCTGCCATCCGTGCTTCTCCGGCAATAAAACGGCCCTCTCCGTGGGATACCGCAACGGTATGAATATCCCCTGCCGATGTACCGGCAAGCCAAGGGGATTTATTGGAGGCAATTCTTGTATTCACCAAACAGGAAACATGACGGCCGATTTTGTTATAGGTAAGCGTCGGTGCGTTCTCGTCCATCTCCATAATCCTTCCGTAAGGCACCAGACCCAGCTTTATAAGGGCCTGGAATCCGTTGCAGATACCGAGCATCAATCCGTCCCTGTTTTCCAAAAGCTCAGTGACGGCTTCTTTTATTCTCGGATTTCTGAACACGGCTGTAATAAACTTTGCTGAACCGTCGGGTTCATCTCCGCCGGAAAACCCTCCGGGCAAGAACAAAATCTGGCTTTTTCTAATTTTTTCTTCCAGCTCCTTCATCGAATCAATAAGCTGATTCTGTGTCATATTTCTCATAATGTAAATTTCTGCTTCTGCTCCTGCTTTTTCAAAAGCTCTTTTGGAATCCATCTCGCAGTTCGTTCCCGGAAAAGCAGGAATCAACACCTTTGGTCTTGCCATTCTGATGGCCGGTGACACCCTTTTTTCCACCGGGTATGTAATGCTTGGAACGTCTGTCCGATCCATGGTTCCTTTAAAATCGGAGGTTCTCACCGGAAATACACTTTCCAGCGGTTCCGTCCATTTTCGGATCACCTCTTCCAGTTCCATTTCAAAAGTCTCTGAACGGTTATTATTCTCACCGGCACTTTTCGCAGTAATGCTTTCCCGTTTACAGGTATATCCGATTCTCTTATACGAAACACCATTAAACAGGGAGGCCGTATCTGCGCTGCCTTCTACTTCAAGAATCAATGCTCCATATTGCGGTTCATAAAGCTCCTCCTGAGTCACATGCTCCAATGAAGCACCGATTTTATTACCGACTGCCATCTTTACAACAGAAAGGAGAATTCCTCCTCTTCCAACGGTATTTGCCGAAAGAATTTTTCCTTCTTTAGCAAGCTCTCGAACCCGGGCCATATTTTTCCGATACGTATGGAAATCCAGGATTTGATTTTTATCCCGCTTTGTGAAAAGATAGATTAATTGACTATCTGCTTTCTTTAATTCCGTGGAAAGAACCTCTCTTGCATCCGCCACCGCCACCGCAAAGGATACCATCGTCGGTGGGACGTGAATATCCATAAAAGTACCGGACATACTGTCCTTTCCTCCGATAGCCGGAATGCCCAGCTCCTTCTGAACCTTTAATGCTCCGAGAAGAGCCGTAAACGGTTTGCTCCAGCTTTCCGGATTCTCTGTCATCCGCTCAAAGTATTCCTGAAAGGTCAGACGGATGTTTTGATAGTCACCGCCCATGGCAACAATCTTGGTCACGGAATCAATGACCGCATATAACGCTCCATGATAAGGGGAGCATGCGGCGATCTTCGGATCAAATCCGTAGGCCATCAGCGTAGCAGTTGTCGTCTCTCCCTTTGTCAGCGGCAGCTTACACGCCATACCGGCTGCCGGTGAAAGCTGATATTTTCCTCCCAGCGGCATTAGCACCGTAGCTGCCCCGATGGTGCTGTCAAAGCGCTCCGTTAAGCCTTTCTGGCTGCAACAGTTCAAATCCGATAAAAGACTGTCCCAATCTGCTTTTGTTGTTTTTTCTTTATCCGAATCAGACAAAGCTTTATTTTTTAC
This region of Aminipila luticellarii genomic DNA includes:
- the purC gene encoding phosphoribosylaminoimidazolesuccinocarboxamide synthase; this translates as MKKLEMLYEGKAKKVYKTEDPKKLIVDYKDDATAFNGLKKGQIAGKGVVNNTMANIIFKMLEEKGIPTHLLEQLNERETLVRAVQILPLEVIIRNVSAGSFSKRYGVEEGIVFKQPVLEFSYKNDELGDPLINDDHILALELATPEQLEDVKKYAYEVNDALKEFFLQRDLKLIDFKIEFGLYDGKVILADEISPDTCRLWDVHTNEKMDKDRFRRDLGQVEETYQEVFSRIQK
- the purE gene encoding 5-(carboxyamino)imidazole ribonucleotide mutase, whose translation is MKAAIVMGSKSDYPVVQKAEDIFKQFGVACETRIISAHRTPKVAEEFARTAEEKGIEVIIAAAGKAAHLAGVLAATTPLPVIGLPMKSSTMDGLDSLLSVVQMPKGVPVATVAIDGAENSALLAVQMLGIKYPELRQKIKEYKIKMEQDIIALDAEFNK
- a CDS encoding phosphoribosylformylglycinamidine synthase — encoded protein: MVKCIFVEKKKGFDVEAQGLKEELRQNLHLEKLTNVRILNRYYIDGIDESTYEQSIYTVFAEPAVDCAYEEKTPSDLGTNMFAVEFLPGQYDQRADSAAQCIKMMEAKAQPVVKFARLIALQGDITKDQLDAVKHYCINPVDSQEASMERPEHLHMESAVPEDVAVIEGFTAMDSKELESFRKENGFAMSAEDLLFIQHYFKADEKRDPSITELKVIDTYWSDHCRHTTFMTRLTDIQFEEGAYADLIEKAFDEYLVMRNEVYGERAYKSSEEGGKDICLMDLACIGAKYLKKHGMAEDLDESEEINACSIKVKARIDDKEEDWLVMFKNETHNHPTEIEPFGGAATCLGGAIRDPLSGRVYVYQAMRVTGSADPRRPIEDTLDGKLSQRKITQGAASGYSSYGNQIGLATGQVTEIYDEGYVAKRMEIGAVIGAAPASHVRRERPLKDDIIILVGGRTGRDGCGGATGSSKEHTEESILNCGAEVQKGNPPVERNIQRLFRRKEAATLIKRCNDFGAGGVSVAIGELADSLDVNLDLVLKKYEGLDGTELAISESQERMAVVVSKEDADQFIAYAQEENLEAVAVAKVTDTGRFRMFWRGTCILNLSRAFLNTNGATQEAKVLVKNKALSDSDKEKTTKADWDSLLSDLNCCSQKGLTERFDSTIGAATVLMPLGGKYQLSPAAGMACKLPLTKGETTTATLMAYGFDPKIAACSPYHGALYAVIDSVTKIVAMGGDYQNIRLTFQEYFERMTENPESWSKPFTALLGALKVQKELGIPAIGGKDSMSGTFMDIHVPPTMVSFAVAVADAREVLSTELKKADSQLIYLFTKRDKNQILDFHTYRKNMARVRELAKEGKILSANTVGRGGILLSVVKMAVGNKIGASLEHVTQEELYEPQYGALILEVEGSADTASLFNGVSYKRIGYTCKRESITAKSAGENNNRSETFEMELEEVIRKWTEPLESVFPVRTSDFKGTMDRTDVPSITYPVEKRVSPAIRMARPKVLIPAFPGTNCEMDSKRAFEKAGAEAEIYIMRNMTQNQLIDSMKELEEKIRKSQILFLPGGFSGGDEPDGSAKFITAVFRNPRIKEAVTELLENRDGLMLGICNGFQALIKLGLVPYGRIMEMDENAPTLTYNKIGRHVSCLVNTRIASNKSPWLAGTSAGDIHTVAVSHGEGRFIAGEARMAELIENGQIATQYVDFDGKPSMDIQFNPNYSACAVEGITSPDGRVFGKMGHSERIGSYVYKNVEGNTDQKIFESGVKYFK